Sequence from the Deltaproteobacteria bacterium genome:
CGTTCCCCGGAAGGACCTCCGTCCAATCGGAGGAAAGCCGGCCCACCAGGCCACGGAGACTGCGCTCCTCCCCCAGCGTGAGAATCCCGTCCCGGCGCAGACGAGCGAACGCGGAGTAGCACTCCACGGGGGTTCCCCACCAGGCCACCAGGCCGGGATCCCGGGCCAGGAGCTTCTTGATCGCAAGGGTATTCGGCTCTCGCAACAGAAGGGGGATCACCGCGGACGCGTCCCAGAACTTCACCGCCCGCCTTCCCGCTCATCCTGCATCGCCCGCAGCGCAAGCCCCCCAGGGTCCGCGGGACGCCGGATCGACCAGAACCCCTTCGACACGTTCCCCTTTCCCAGGCGCAGGATCCCGGCGGCCGCCATCTCCTTCATGCGGGCGGCGTTCGGTCCCCGCCCCCCCGGGATCGGCACGATCCGGGCGATGGGCTTCCCGCGGTCGGTCACCAGCACCTCTTCTCCCGCCCTCACGACGTCGAGGTATTCGCTGAGCGAGGCCTTGAGCCTTGATATGGCGGCGCTGCGCATTGCGCACCTCCGGGATTTTTGATATGACCATTGTAGTCAATTCAGCGGACGGGGTACAGGGAGAATAGCGGATGACGGATTACATCATGCGGCCGATCGGTGTCGTCCGGTCGGTGTTGAAAGACCCGGCGGACGCGCCGAAGCAGGGGGCGCTGACCGGCCAGGAGGCGGAGATCGTCGTCGATCCGGCGTACCTGCAG
This genomic interval carries:
- a CDS encoding type II toxin-antitoxin system prevent-host-death family antitoxin, with protein sequence MRSAAISRLKASLSEYLDVVRAGEEVLVTDRGKPIARIVPIPGGRGPNAARMKEMAAAGILRLGKGNVSKGFWSIRRPADPGGLALRAMQDEREGGR
- a CDS encoding type II toxin-antitoxin system VapC family toxin, whose product is MKFWDASAVIPLLLREPNTLAIKKLLARDPGLVAWWGTPVECYSAFARLRRDGILTLGEERSLRGLVGRLSSDWTEVLPGNGVREHAGRLMLRHPLRAADSLQLAAAVVWADGNPGERELVCLDRRLREAASQEGFRVIPETLG